The following proteins are co-located in the Agromyces laixinhei genome:
- a CDS encoding acylphosphatase codes for MIRRRVLVHGIVQGVGFRFSARREAERLGVAGWVRNRRGGVVEAEVEGEEASVAAMLDWLATGPPGAIVERTDVSAREPSGERGFRIAE; via the coding sequence ATGATCCGCAGACGCGTGCTCGTGCACGGCATCGTGCAGGGCGTGGGGTTCCGCTTCTCCGCGCGCCGCGAGGCCGAACGACTCGGCGTCGCCGGGTGGGTGCGCAATCGACGGGGCGGCGTGGTCGAGGCCGAGGTCGAGGGCGAAGAGGCATCCGTCGCCGCGATGCTCGACTGGCTCGCGACCGGCCCGCCCGGCGCGATCGTCGAGCGCACGGATGTCTCGGCGCGCGAGCCGAGCGGTGAGCGCGGGTTCCGCATCGCCGAGTGA
- a CDS encoding FAD-dependent monooxygenase — MSPQQFCTHSPPKRVELTEMGRSGEFSRCAAERSLIGFGYGSTHHPTAQRRSAERLMSERVLVVGGGVAGFGAARALSLRGVPYTLVERLETPPPTSVLGINLPGNAVRALDALGVGDEAVRSGRPIVRREYRTSSGRLLFDVDERDFWKGVASSVCLRRSTLLDLLRAGTDPATVRWGNPLVRAESAGATVRVRLGNGAAEAFGFVVGADGVHSTTRGAVTGEAGLQPSRMSSASWRFQAPNPGVACWTAWTGRDGTFLLIPIDDKHVYGYASTTRRGAAIDNPDWLANTSRAFPAPVRDAVDAALTHPGRPYHSPVEVVRAERWSLGRIALIGDAAHSMGPVWAQGAGLALEDALVLAGLLAERSDWTVVGAEFERLRRPRVELVEAATERLSRLAGLPIWLRNLVGPVLGPRTYQEAYGPLRAPLSSTV, encoded by the coding sequence GTGAGCCCCCAGCAGTTCTGCACGCACTCGCCACCGAAACGGGTCGAACTCACCGAAATGGGTCGAAGTGGGGAGTTCTCCCGATGCGCCGCCGAGCGGTCGTTGATAGGTTTCGGATATGGATCGACCCATCACCCCACGGCCCAGCGGCGGTCAGCCGAGCGGCTGATGTCCGAGCGCGTGCTCGTAGTCGGCGGCGGCGTCGCCGGGTTCGGCGCGGCCCGAGCACTGTCGCTGCGCGGCGTGCCGTACACGCTGGTCGAACGTCTGGAGACGCCGCCGCCGACATCCGTTCTCGGCATCAACCTGCCGGGCAATGCGGTTCGGGCGCTCGACGCGCTCGGGGTGGGTGACGAAGCCGTGCGATCCGGTCGGCCGATCGTACGGCGGGAGTACCGAACGTCGTCCGGCCGGCTCCTGTTCGATGTCGACGAGCGTGACTTCTGGAAGGGCGTCGCCTCGTCCGTCTGCCTCCGCCGCTCGACGTTGCTCGATCTTCTTCGGGCCGGAACGGACCCGGCGACGGTGCGCTGGGGCAACCCTCTTGTCCGTGCTGAATCCGCCGGTGCCACCGTCCGAGTCCGGCTCGGCAACGGCGCGGCCGAAGCGTTCGGGTTCGTCGTCGGCGCTGACGGCGTGCACTCGACGACGCGAGGGGCGGTGACCGGCGAGGCGGGCCTGCAACCGTCCCGCATGTCGTCCGCGAGCTGGCGATTCCAAGCACCGAACCCGGGGGTGGCCTGCTGGACGGCCTGGACAGGCCGAGACGGAACATTCCTCTTGATTCCGATCGACGACAAGCATGTCTACGGCTACGCCTCGACCACTCGGCGCGGCGCCGCGATTGACAACCCCGACTGGTTGGCGAACACGTCACGGGCCTTCCCCGCTCCGGTCCGCGATGCGGTCGATGCAGCCCTGACTCATCCGGGCCGGCCCTATCATTCGCCCGTCGAGGTGGTGCGCGCGGAGCGTTGGAGCCTCGGTCGCATCGCGCTGATCGGCGACGCCGCCCACTCCATGGGGCCGGTCTGGGCGCAGGGCGCCGGCCTTGCGCTCGAGGACGCCCTGGTGCTCGCCGGGCTGCTCGCCGAGCGTTCCGATTGGACGGTCGTCGGCGCCGAGTTCGAGCGGCTCCGCCGCCCTCGCGTCGAACTCGTCGAGGCGGCGACCGAGAGATTGTCCCGTCTCGCCGGCCTTCCGATCTGGCTTCGCAACCTGGTCGGGCCCGTGCTCGGTCCGCGCACGTACCAGGAGGCCTACGGCCCCCTGCGCGCACCGCTCTCGTCGACCGTCTGA